In Electrophorus electricus isolate fEleEle1 chromosome 1, fEleEle1.pri, whole genome shotgun sequence, a single window of DNA contains:
- the LOC113583700 gene encoding C-X-C chemokine receptor type 1-like: MEGLSHVFQSDEFSDYFDNTTDNIPFIGSYNPEHALACVQSTPAGLHIFLFVFYLLVFLQAIAGNLVVVWVVCSSQNRLSPSELFLFHLALADLLLAVTLPLLAVSVLQGWLFGNVACKLVGMALEVNFYASVLFLVCISADRYMVVVHAAKEARGSYGGRSTRSWVTCAFVWGLGSILSLPATIYNRAYLFPGKDGKMQCGEHYDISSAQQWRLAMRMLSHLLGFLLPLAAMLGFYGVTISRLVHTRGLRKHKAMRLIVAVVAAFLLCWCPYHVATMMDTLLRAELVESSCRRRHEADLALKVTHSLGVLHCCVNPVLYAFVGEKFRTNLWRLTRKLCKREPVTRLSRSTSTTSQDGNNALM, encoded by the exons ATGGAAG GCCTCAGCCACGTTTTCCAAAGTGATGAGTTTTCTGACTATTTTGACAATACTACTGACAACATACCCTTCATAGGGTCCTACAATCCGGAGCACGCCCTGGCctgtgttcagtcaacaccaGCAGGCTTGCACATCTTCCTCTTCGTCTTCTACTTGCTAGTCTTCCTGCAGGCCATCGCTGGAAACCtcgtggtggtgtgggtggtgtgctCCAGCCAGAACAGGCTCAGTCCGTCGGAGCTCTTCCTGTTCCACCTGGCCCTGGCGGACCTGCTGCTGGCCGTCACGCTACCACTGCTGGCCGTGTCGGTCCTGCAGGGCTGGCTGTTTGGCAACGTCGCCTGCAAGCTGGTCGGCATGGCTCTGGAGGTGAACTTCTACGCCAGTGTGCTGTTCCTGGTCTGCATCAGCGCCGACcgctacatggtggtggtgcaTGCCGCCAAGGAGGCCCGGGGTAGCTACGGCGGGCGCAGCACCCGCAGCTGGGTCACCTGCGCGTTCGTCTGGGGCCTCGGCTCTATCCTGTCCCTTCCTGCCACCATCTACAACCGCGCCTACCTGTTCCCGGGTAAAGACGGCAAAATGCAGTGTGGCGAGCACTACGACATCTCTAGCGCCCAACAGTGGCGGCTGGCCATGCGCATGCTCAGTCACCTGCTGGGCTTCCTCCTGCCCCTGGCGGCCATGCTGGGGTTCTACGGTGTCACCATCAGCCGCTTGGTCCACACGCGCGGCCTGCGGAAGCATAAGGCCATGCGGCTCATCGTTGCAGTGGTGGCGGCTTTCCTGCTCTGCTGGTGCCCGTACCATGTCGCCACGATGATGGACACACTTCTGAGGgctgagctggtggagtccaGCTGCAGGAGACGACACGAGGCAGACCTGGCCTTGAAGGTCACGCACAGCCTGGGAGTCCTGCACTGCTGTGTCAATCCCGTGCTGTACGCCTTCGTGGGCGAGAAGTTCCGGACCAACCTGTGGAGGCTGACAAGAAAGTTGTGTAAGAGGGAGCCTGTGACCAGGCTCAGCAGATCCACTTCCACCACCTCCCAGGATGGCAACAATGCCCTTATGTGA